The genomic window CTGCCGGGGATGGAGTGTTGCGCCGTGTGAACGGCGTGTCGCCGCGGATGGCGATCCGGCGGGCGGCCTTGTCGTCCTGACGGCGGCTTACTAAATTTCCGAAAGAAATTAAGCCCCCCAGGCGCCAGGAGCACCCATCCCATGAGCACCCCCGTGACCACCTCGCGCGTCTCCGCGCGCACCGTGCGCAGACTCGCCCCGCCCCTGGTGGCCTTCGGCGAGTTCGTCGACGGCTACGACCTGCTGGTGATGAGCTGCGCCCTGGTCTTCCTCACCCCCGCCTTCGCGCTCACCGCCGCGGACAAGGGCGTGCTCGGCGCGGCCAGCTTCGTCGGCGCGGCCGTCGGCGCCCTGGTCTTCGGCGACCTGACGGACCGTTTCGGGCGCCGGGCGATCTTCGTGCTCAACCTGGTGCTCTTCGTGGTCTCCGCGCTGGCCTCCGCCTTCGTCACCAACGTCCCCGAACTGGTCGTCGCCCGCGTGCTGGTGGGCATCGGCGTCGGCATGGACCTCCCCACCAGCTCCGCGTTCCTGGCCGAGGTCGCCCCGCGCAGCCGCCGCGGCCGGATCTCCGGGACCCTGCCCAACGCGATGTGGCTGCTGGGCGCGATCACCTCGGCCGGGGTCGCGATCGGCCTCCAGGGCCACCCCGACGGCTGGCGCTGGCTCTTCGGCCTGGCGGCCGTGCCGGCCCTGCTGGTGCTGGCCGCCCGGCAGTTGCTGCCCGAGTCGCCGCGCTGGCTGCAGGCGCAGGGGCGTGAGGCCGAGGCGCAGGCCCTCTACGCGGATCTCGGCCTCACGCCCCCGGCCCGCACCGCCCCCGCCGAGCCGGCCGGCACGAGGGACAAGGCCGGGACCCCGCGCGGCTACCGCGCCCTGTTCGGCCGCCGCTACCGCACCCGCACCCTCGCCTTCGCGCTCTTCTTCGCCGCCAACGGCCTGGGCGGCGGCGTCAGCACCATCGCGGGCCCGCTCTTCCTGGCGGCGGCCGGCCTGAACAAGAGCCAGACCATGCAGTTCACCCTCTACGGCTTCCTGGTGGGCCTGACCGCCGTCCTGCTCGGCGCCCTGCTGATCGACCGGATCAACCGCCGCTGGTTCGGCGCGGCCACCGCGCTCGGCGCCCTCGCCTCCACCCAACTCCTCGCCTGGGGCGGCAAGGAGAACCACACCCTGGTCTTCACCTGCTGGCTCGCCTTCACCTTCTTCACCTGGATCGGCCCCGGCACGCTGGCCTGGGTCTGGTCCGCGGAGCTCTTCCCGACGGCGCTGCGCGGCGTCGGGGTCGGCTTCAGCCAGGCCGCGGGGCGCCTCGCCATCGCCGTCACCGCCGGCTTCGGCCCCACCGTGATCAGCGCCTGGAGCCTGCACGCGGTGGCCCTGTTCTCCGCCGCCTACCTGGTCTGCGCGCTGGTGCTGCTCGCCTTCCCGTTCTTCGCCACCACCGGTGCCGAGCTGGAGGAGACGGCCGCCGAGACACCGGCCGCCTCGCCGGCCGCGTCCACCCCCAGCACCACGGGTGCCGCCGAGCCGCTGACCGCGCTGCGCTCCTGACCGGCCGTCATCCCGGCCCCCGCTCCCCGCTCCCCGCTCCCCACCGCTCCGGTCCGTGAAGGAGGACCCCTGGTGTCACCCCGCACCCGCCCGGCACGGCTGCGCCCGCTCGCCCTGATCCTCGGCGTGCTCGCCCTCGCGCTGCCCGCCGCCCCCGCCGCCCAGGCCGCATCGGGCCCCAGCACGTACTACGTCGACTGCTCGGCCAGCACCGACGGCAGCGGCGCCCAGGCCGCCCCGTTCAACAGCCTGGCCGACGTCAACGCGCTGACCCTGCAGCCC from Kitasatospora sp. NBC_01250 includes these protein-coding regions:
- a CDS encoding MFS transporter, with product MSTPVTTSRVSARTVRRLAPPLVAFGEFVDGYDLLVMSCALVFLTPAFALTAADKGVLGAASFVGAAVGALVFGDLTDRFGRRAIFVLNLVLFVVSALASAFVTNVPELVVARVLVGIGVGMDLPTSSAFLAEVAPRSRRGRISGTLPNAMWLLGAITSAGVAIGLQGHPDGWRWLFGLAAVPALLVLAARQLLPESPRWLQAQGREAEAQALYADLGLTPPARTAPAEPAGTRDKAGTPRGYRALFGRRYRTRTLAFALFFAANGLGGGVSTIAGPLFLAAAGLNKSQTMQFTLYGFLVGLTAVLLGALLIDRINRRWFGAATALGALASTQLLAWGGKENHTLVFTCWLAFTFFTWIGPGTLAWVWSAELFPTALRGVGVGFSQAAGRLAIAVTAGFGPTVISAWSLHAVALFSAAYLVCALVLLAFPFFATTGAELEETAAETPAASPAASTPSTTGAAEPLTALRS